Proteins encoded in a region of the Mycolicibacterium neoaurum genome:
- a CDS encoding diacylglycerol kinase: MTDTSASPPTPIRVAAIGTGNVGRHALRQLIEDPQYELTGVWVSSAAKTGKDAGELAGLDVSTGITATDNLDDILATAPDCAVYTAMADNRLPDALEDYRRLLAAGINVVGSAAVFLQYPWQVLPAELVTPIEEAARTGSSSIFVNGIDPGFANDLLPLALAGTCQSVEQIRCMEIVDYATYDSPTVMFDVMGFGKSIDELPMLLQPGVLSLAWGSVVRQLAAGLGIELDEVTETHTRIPAPEDFRIAAGPIPAGSTAAMRFEVRGMVDGHPAVVLEHVTRLRADLCPDWPQPAQEGGSYRVEVTGEPSYALDLCLSSRKGDHNHAGLVATAARVVNAIAAVVAAEPGITTTLDLPLITGKGLYAAP, from the coding sequence ATGACCGACACATCAGCTTCGCCGCCCACCCCGATCCGGGTCGCCGCCATCGGTACCGGGAACGTCGGCCGCCACGCCCTGCGCCAGCTCATCGAGGATCCGCAATACGAACTCACCGGTGTGTGGGTGTCCTCGGCAGCCAAGACCGGCAAGGACGCCGGAGAGCTTGCCGGACTGGACGTTTCGACCGGCATCACGGCGACGGACAATCTCGACGACATCCTGGCCACCGCACCGGACTGCGCAGTCTACACGGCGATGGCCGACAACCGGCTGCCCGACGCACTCGAGGATTACCGGCGCCTGCTGGCCGCAGGCATCAACGTCGTCGGCAGCGCGGCGGTGTTCCTGCAGTACCCGTGGCAGGTGCTGCCCGCCGAACTGGTCACCCCGATCGAGGAGGCGGCCCGCACAGGATCGTCGAGCATCTTCGTCAACGGCATCGATCCCGGTTTCGCCAACGACCTGCTGCCGCTGGCGCTCGCCGGGACCTGCCAGAGTGTCGAGCAGATCCGCTGTATGGAGATCGTCGACTACGCCACCTACGACAGTCCCACCGTCATGTTCGACGTGATGGGTTTCGGCAAGAGCATCGACGAGCTGCCGATGCTGCTGCAGCCCGGTGTGCTCAGCCTGGCCTGGGGCTCGGTGGTGCGTCAATTGGCCGCCGGCCTGGGCATCGAACTCGACGAGGTCACCGAAACCCACACCCGGATCCCGGCCCCCGAGGACTTCCGGATCGCCGCCGGACCGATTCCCGCGGGCAGCACCGCCGCCATGCGTTTCGAGGTGCGCGGCATGGTCGACGGACATCCCGCCGTGGTGCTGGAGCACGTGACCCGGCTGCGCGCGGACCTCTGCCCGGACTGGCCCCAGCCCGCCCAGGAGGGCGGTTCCTACCGAGTCGAGGTCACCGGCGAGCCGTCCTACGCGCTGGACCTGTGCCTGAGCAGCCGCAAGGGCGACCACAATCACGCCGGTTTGGTGGCTACCGCCGCACGAGTGGTCAACGCCATCGCGGCGGTGGTCGCGGCCGAACCGGGCATCACGACCACACTCGATCTCCCGCTGATCACCGGCAAGGGGTTGTACGCCGCACCCTAG
- a CDS encoding ATP-dependent DNA ligase encodes MERVGRVKLTNPDKVLYPQTGTTKAEVFDYYVAVAAAMLPHIAGRPVTRKRWPNGVGQSDFFEKQLASSAPDWLRRGSVTHRSGTTTYPIIDTAEGLAWIAQQASLEVHVPQWRFDHHGAPGPATRIVFDLDPGEGVTFRQLCEVAHEVRGYVEDIGLNAYPLTSGSKGVHLYVPLADPISSQGASVLAKRIALALEKGMPTQVTATMARSVRDGKVFVDWSQNSAAKTTIAPYSMRGRAEPTVAAPRSWAELADPGLRQLTFEEVLDRLERDGDLLADLDDPLPVEDRLSTYRTMRDAGKTPEPVPTAPPAVGHDNTFVIQEHHARRLHYDFRLERDGVLVSWAIPKNLPETTSVNHLAVHTEDHPLEYATFEGDIPAGEYGGGKVIIWDSGTYEAEKFRDPGVDGEKPIDTGGKGQGKAGKGEVIVTLHGAKVRGRYALIQTGGKNWLAHRMKEQPVTTVADLKPMLATHGSVAGLKPAGWAFEGKWDGYRMLVEIDHGELMLRSRSGRDITAEFPQLRSLAADLADHRLIIDGEVVALDADGVPSFGAMQNRASGSNIEFWAFDLLALDGRSLLRAKYRDRRQLLELLGRDGALIVPDLLDGDGAAALEYVREHGYEGVIAKKWDSTYQPGRRSQSWIKDKLWLTQEVVIGGWRAGEGGRTSGIGALVVGVPEGDGLQFVGRVGTGFTEKMLKDLRTTLAPLETPDSPFTARLSGPDAKGVTFVRPELVGEVRYSERTSDNRLRQPSWRGLRPDKSPDEVVWE; translated from the coding sequence ATGGAGCGTGTGGGCCGGGTCAAGCTGACGAATCCGGACAAGGTGCTGTATCCGCAGACCGGCACGACCAAGGCCGAGGTGTTCGATTACTACGTCGCGGTCGCGGCGGCGATGCTGCCGCATATCGCCGGTCGCCCGGTCACGCGCAAGCGGTGGCCCAATGGTGTTGGCCAATCGGATTTCTTCGAAAAGCAGCTGGCGTCATCGGCACCGGACTGGTTGCGCCGCGGATCGGTGACGCACCGGTCCGGAACCACGACCTATCCCATCATCGACACTGCCGAGGGATTGGCCTGGATCGCCCAGCAGGCGTCGCTGGAGGTGCATGTTCCGCAGTGGCGTTTCGACCACCACGGCGCGCCCGGACCGGCCACCCGCATCGTGTTCGACCTGGACCCGGGTGAGGGGGTGACCTTCCGGCAGCTCTGTGAGGTCGCCCATGAGGTGCGCGGCTACGTCGAGGACATCGGCCTGAACGCCTATCCGCTGACCAGTGGCAGCAAGGGCGTGCACCTCTACGTGCCGCTGGCGGATCCGATCAGCTCCCAGGGAGCGTCGGTGCTGGCCAAGCGGATCGCGCTGGCGCTGGAGAAGGGCATGCCGACCCAGGTCACCGCCACCATGGCGCGCAGCGTGCGCGACGGGAAGGTGTTCGTGGACTGGAGTCAGAACAGCGCGGCCAAGACCACCATCGCGCCCTACTCGATGCGTGGTCGCGCTGAGCCCACCGTGGCCGCGCCGCGCAGCTGGGCGGAACTCGCCGATCCCGGCCTGCGGCAGTTGACCTTCGAAGAGGTGCTGGACCGACTGGAACGCGATGGCGATCTGCTCGCGGATCTGGACGATCCGCTGCCCGTCGAGGACCGGCTGAGCACCTACCGCACCATGCGCGATGCCGGTAAGACTCCCGAGCCGGTCCCGACGGCACCGCCGGCGGTGGGGCATGACAACACCTTCGTCATCCAGGAGCACCACGCGCGCCGGCTGCACTATGACTTCCGGTTGGAACGCGACGGGGTGCTGGTGTCCTGGGCGATCCCGAAAAACCTGCCCGAGACGACATCGGTCAACCATCTGGCAGTGCACACCGAGGACCACCCGCTGGAGTACGCAACCTTCGAGGGGGACATCCCGGCCGGTGAGTACGGCGGCGGAAAGGTGATCATCTGGGACTCCGGGACCTATGAGGCCGAGAAGTTCCGAGATCCCGGTGTGGACGGTGAGAAGCCGATCGACACGGGCGGAAAGGGACAGGGAAAAGCCGGGAAAGGGGAGGTGATCGTGACGCTGCACGGCGCCAAGGTGCGCGGGCGTTACGCGCTGATCCAGACCGGCGGCAAGAACTGGCTGGCGCACCGGATGAAGGAGCAGCCCGTCACGACCGTGGCCGACCTGAAACCGATGCTCGCGACCCACGGTTCGGTGGCCGGGCTGAAACCGGCCGGCTGGGCGTTCGAGGGCAAGTGGGACGGGTACCGGATGCTTGTCGAGATCGACCACGGGGAGTTGATGTTGCGGTCGCGCAGCGGTCGTGACATCACTGCGGAATTCCCGCAGTTGCGTTCGCTGGCAGCCGATCTCGCCGATCATCGGCTGATCATCGACGGTGAGGTCGTGGCATTGGATGCCGATGGCGTGCCGAGTTTCGGTGCCATGCAGAACCGCGCGTCCGGCAGCAACATCGAGTTCTGGGCATTCGATCTGCTTGCTCTGGATGGCCGTTCGCTGCTGCGCGCGAAGTATCGTGACCGCCGCCAGCTGCTGGAGCTGCTGGGCCGGGATGGCGCGCTCATCGTGCCGGATCTGCTCGACGGTGACGGCGCCGCCGCGTTGGAGTACGTGCGCGAGCACGGCTATGAGGGTGTGATCGCCAAGAAATGGGACTCGACCTACCAACCCGGGCGACGCTCGCAGTCCTGGATCAAGGACAAGCTCTGGCTCACCCAGGAGGTCGTCATCGGGGGCTGGCGGGCCGGTGAGGGTGGCCGCACCAGCGGGATCGGCGCACTGGTGGTCGGTGTGCCGGAGGGGGACGGGCTGCAGTTCGTCGGCCGGGTGGGTACCGGCTTCACCGAGAAGATGCTCAAAGATCTGCGGACGACACTGGCACCGCTGGAGACTCCGGATTCTCCCTTCACCGCGCGGCTTTCCGGACCGGATGCCAAGGGCGTCACCTTCGTACGGCCCGAACTTGTGGGGGAGGTCCGCTACAGCGAGCGGACATCGGACAATCGGCTGCGTCAGCCCAGCTGGCGGGGATTACGGCCGGACAAATCGCCGGATGAGGTGGTCTGGGAGTAG
- a CDS encoding Ku protein, whose translation MRSIWKGSVSFGLVNVPVKVYSATEDHDIKFHQVHEKDNGRIRYKRTCEVCGEVVEYRDIARAYDSEDGQTVIITDEDIATLPEERSREIEVVEFVPADQLDPMMYDKSYFLEPDSKSTKSYVLLAKTLAETDRVAIVHFALRNKTRLAALRVKDFSKRDVMVIHTLLWPDEIRDPDFPSLDKDVDIKPAELKMAGQVVESMTDDFKPDQFRDDYQEQLHELVQAKLEGGEAFTVEEQPTDLDETEDVSDLLAKLEASVKARGSGSSGKDEPKKAPAKKAPAKKAPAKKAAAKKAPAKKAPAKKAAAKK comes from the coding sequence ATGCGGTCGATCTGGAAAGGTTCGGTCTCCTTCGGTCTGGTCAATGTGCCGGTCAAGGTCTACAGCGCCACCGAGGACCACGACATCAAGTTCCACCAGGTGCACGAGAAGGACAACGGGCGCATCCGCTACAAGCGCACCTGCGAGGTGTGCGGTGAGGTGGTCGAGTACCGCGATATCGCCCGCGCGTACGACTCCGAAGACGGCCAGACGGTCATCATCACCGATGAGGACATCGCCACCCTGCCGGAGGAACGCAGCCGCGAGATCGAGGTCGTGGAGTTCGTGCCCGCCGATCAGCTCGACCCGATGATGTACGACAAGAGTTACTTTCTGGAACCGGACTCCAAGTCGACGAAATCTTATGTGCTGCTTGCCAAGACACTCGCCGAGACGGATCGGGTGGCCATCGTGCACTTCGCGTTGCGCAACAAGACTCGCCTGGCCGCGTTGCGGGTCAAGGATTTCAGCAAGCGCGATGTCATGGTGATCCACACGCTGCTGTGGCCCGACGAGATCCGCGACCCGGACTTCCCCTCCCTGGACAAGGATGTCGATATCAAACCGGCCGAGCTCAAGATGGCCGGCCAAGTCGTCGAATCCATGACCGACGACTTCAAGCCCGACCAGTTCCGCGATGATTATCAGGAGCAGCTGCACGAACTGGTACAGGCCAAACTCGAAGGCGGCGAGGCGTTCACCGTCGAGGAACAGCCGACCGATCTCGACGAGACCGAGGACGTCTCCGACCTGCTGGCCAAGTTGGAGGCCAGCGTGAAGGCCCGCGGATCCGGATCGTCGGGCAAGGACGAGCCCAAGAAGGCACCGGCCAAGAAAGCGCCGGCCAAGAAGGCACCGGCGAAGAAGGCGGCCGCCAAGAAGGCACCTGCGAAGAAAGCACCGGCCAAGAAAGCCGCCGCCAAGAAATAG
- a CDS encoding poly-gamma-glutamate hydrolase family protein, with protein sequence MADHLYFAYGSNLCNDQMAARCPDARGPVRAMLADHDWLINERGVATIEPAAGAEVHGVVWRISDADLAVLDRAEGIPVRYRRDRATVRTDDGPRDAWIYIDHRIEPGAPRPGYLERVIAGASHHGLPQRWLDFLDRWHPANWPRALAPSEKPGPRPLTELLSDPLISEYSILRGPFAFLAIHGGGLERMTDVIAERAAELAGASVYVVRHPPDYPHHLSSAAYRAAESERLAEFLDHAEHVVSLHGYGRVGRSNDLLAGGGNRELAGHVAAHLDIPGHRVITDLDAIPRELRGLHPDNPVNRTRGGGVQLELAPRVRGISPRSGPLGEDGLSRPTRALIAGLVSAARAWPRI encoded by the coding sequence GTGGCCGACCATCTCTACTTCGCCTACGGCTCCAACCTGTGCAACGACCAGATGGCCGCACGCTGTCCGGATGCCCGCGGTCCGGTCCGGGCGATGCTGGCCGATCACGACTGGCTGATCAACGAGCGGGGCGTGGCCACCATCGAGCCCGCCGCGGGTGCCGAGGTGCACGGGGTGGTGTGGCGGATCAGCGATGCCGACCTGGCCGTGCTCGACCGTGCCGAAGGGATCCCGGTCCGCTATCGGCGTGATCGCGCGACGGTCCGTACCGACGACGGCCCCCGCGACGCCTGGATCTACATCGATCACCGCATCGAACCGGGCGCACCGCGCCCCGGCTATCTGGAACGCGTCATCGCCGGGGCCTCGCACCACGGACTTCCGCAGCGCTGGCTGGATTTCCTGGACCGCTGGCATCCCGCGAACTGGCCACGGGCACTTGCTCCCTCCGAGAAGCCGGGACCGCGGCCCCTCACCGAGTTGCTGTCGGACCCACTGATCTCGGAGTATTCGATTCTGCGTGGGCCGTTCGCCTTCCTTGCCATCCACGGCGGCGGGCTGGAACGGATGACCGATGTCATCGCCGAGCGCGCCGCGGAGCTGGCCGGGGCGTCGGTGTACGTCGTGCGCCACCCGCCGGACTACCCGCACCATCTGTCCTCGGCGGCCTATCGTGCCGCCGAATCCGAACGCCTGGCCGAGTTCCTGGACCACGCCGAGCACGTCGTCTCCCTGCACGGCTACGGTCGCGTCGGGCGCAGCAACGACCTGCTCGCCGGCGGCGGAAATCGCGAACTGGCCGGGCACGTGGCCGCGCATCTCGACATCCCAGGGCATCGGGTCATCACCGATCTGGACGCGATCCCGCGTGAACTGCGTGGACTGCACCCGGACAATCCGGTCAACCGAACCCGCGGCGGCGGTGTGCAATTGGAACTGGCACCGCGGGTGCGCGGGATCAGCCCGCGTAGCGGACCGCTCGGCGAGGACGGGCTGAGCCGACCGACCCGCGCCTTGATCGCCGGACTGGTCTCGGCGGCCCGGGCCTGGCCCCGAATCTGA
- a CDS encoding SDR family oxidoreductase has protein sequence MILDRFRLDDQVAVVTGAGRGLGAAIAVAFAEAGADVLIAARTESQLQEVAAQVEATGRRAHIVVADLAHPEATAALAGQAVEAFGKLDIVVNNVGGTMPGPLLNTSTKDLKDAFTFNVGTAHALTTAAAPLMLEHSGGGSIINITSTMGRLAGRAFAAYGTAKGALAHYTRLSALDLCPRIRVNAIAPGSILTSALDVVASNEALRDPMEKATPMRRLGDPADIAAAAVYLASPAGSYLTGKTLEVDGGLTFPNLDLPIPDL, from the coding sequence ATGATTCTGGACAGGTTCCGACTCGACGATCAGGTGGCCGTGGTCACCGGCGCCGGTCGCGGATTGGGCGCCGCCATCGCGGTGGCCTTCGCCGAAGCGGGTGCTGACGTGCTGATCGCAGCGCGTACCGAGTCCCAGCTGCAGGAGGTCGCCGCACAGGTGGAGGCGACCGGTCGGCGCGCGCACATCGTGGTCGCCGACCTGGCACATCCCGAGGCGACGGCGGCACTCGCGGGGCAGGCCGTCGAGGCCTTCGGGAAACTAGACATCGTCGTCAACAATGTCGGGGGAACCATGCCCGGCCCCCTGCTGAACACCTCCACTAAGGACCTCAAAGACGCCTTCACGTTCAACGTCGGCACCGCCCACGCGCTGACCACCGCGGCGGCGCCGCTGATGCTGGAGCATTCCGGCGGCGGGTCCATCATCAACATCACCTCGACGATGGGCAGGCTGGCCGGGCGCGCCTTCGCGGCGTACGGGACCGCCAAGGGGGCGCTGGCGCACTACACCCGCCTCTCGGCGCTGGACCTCTGCCCGCGCATCCGCGTCAACGCCATCGCGCCGGGATCGATCCTCACCTCCGCACTGGACGTGGTCGCGTCCAACGAGGCGCTGCGCGACCCGATGGAGAAGGCGACGCCCATGCGCCGGTTGGGCGACCCGGCCGATATCGCGGCGGCGGCAGTCTATTTGGCCTCCCCTGCCGGCAGCTACCTGACCGGCAAGACCCTGGAGGTCGACGGTGGCCTCACCTTCCCCAACCTCGACCTTCCCATCCCGGACCTGTGA